A window of Malania oleifera isolate guangnan ecotype guangnan chromosome 5, ASM2987363v1, whole genome shotgun sequence contains these coding sequences:
- the LOC131156564 gene encoding SEC1 family transport protein SLY1, whose product MTLNLRQKQTECITRMLNLNQPVNAAGTANEEVYKILIFDKFCQNLLSPLIHVKDLRKHGVTLYFLIDKDRKPVHDVPAVYFVRPSPQNVQRIIADASKSLYDSFHLNFSSSIPRSLLEDLASGTLGSDSVHRISKVHDQYLEFVTLEDNLFSLAQNNIYVQLNDPSAGDREIEEIIERIVSGLFCVLATLAVVPVIRCPRGGPAEMVAAALDQRLRDHLLTKNNLFSEGGGFASSFQRPILCLFDRNFELAVGIQHDFRYRPLVHDVLGLKLNRLSVQGEKGGMRSYELDGSDPFWVANGGLEFPEVAVEIETQLNKYKKDVEEVNRRTGGNEGAEFGGEDLIGNTKHLMNAVNSLPELTERKQVIDKHTNIATVLLGEIKERSLDSYAKKEMDMMIRGNIDRHELLSVLRGKGTKLDKLRFAIIYLISSESIQQSEVEMVEAALRECEVDSSAFQYVKKIKSLNVSLASANSASRSNIVDWAEKLYGQSISAVTAGMKNLLSSDHQLAMTRTVEALMEGKPNPEIDSYVMFDPRAPKFNSGIGGSHLKGPFKEAIVFMIGGGNYVEYGSLQELALRQQPVKHIVYGTTEVLTGAEFIEQLTLLGQKMGLGGSVAPQTQ is encoded by the exons ATGACTCTCAATCTCCGCCAGAAACAAACAG AATGCATCACAAGAATGCTGAACCTGAACCAGCCGGTGAACGCTGCCGGAACGGCGAACGAAGAGGTGTACAAGATCCTGATTTTCGACAAGTTCTGCCAGAACCTCCTCTCTCCGCTCATCCACGTCAAGGATCTCCGCAAGCACGGGGTCACTCTCTATTTCCTCATCGACAAGGACCGCAAGCCCGTACACGACGTCCCCGCTGTCTACTTCGTCCGGCCAAGCCCTCAAAATGTCCAGCGCATAATTGCCGACGCCTCCAAATCCCTCTACGACAGCTTCCACCTCAACTTCTCGTCCTCGATTCCTCGCTCGCTCCTCGAAGATCTCGCCTCCGGAACCTTAGGTTCGGACTCCGTGCATCGAATTTCCAAGGTACATGATCAGTACTTGGAGTTTGTGACCCTAGAGGATAACTTGTTTTCACTTGCTCAGAATAATATTTATGTTCAATTGAATGATCCTTCGGCGGGTGATCGCGAAATTGAGGAGATCATCGAGAGGATTGTAAGCGGATTGTTTTGTGTTCTGGCCACGCTCGCCGTGGTTCCGGTGATTAGGTGTCCCCGGGGAGGGCCGGCGGAGATGGTCGCGGCGGCTTTGGATCAGCGGTTGCGCGACCATCTTTTGACGAAGAATAATTTGTTTTCGGAGGGTGGGGGTTTCGCGAGCTCGTTTCAGCGCCCAATATTGTGTCTGTTTGATCGGAATTTTGAGCTTGCGGTGGGTATACAACACGATTTTAGGTACCGGCCGCTTGTGCATGATGTTCTCGGGTTGAAGCTCAATAGATTGAGTGTGCAGGGAGAGAAGGGCGGGATGAGATCATACGAGTTGGATGGTTCAGATCCTTTTTGGGTTGCCAACGGGGGTTTGGAGTTTCCAGAGGTTGCTGTGGAGATAGAGACCCAGTTGAATAAGTACAAGAAGGACGTTGAAGAGGTGAATAGGCGGACTGGCGGGAATGAGGGGGCTGAGTTTGGTGGTGAGGATTTGATCGGGAATACAAAGCATTTGATGAATGCAGTGAACTCGCTTCCAGAGCTGACTGAGCGGAAACAGGTGATTGATAAGCACACAAACATTGCCACTGTACTGTTGGGTGAGATCAAGGAGAGATCTCTTGATTCTTATGCTAAGAAGGAGATGGACATGATGATTAGAGGAAACATTGATAGGCATGAGCTGCTTAGTGTGCTCAGAGGGAAGGGGACGAAACTGGATAAGCTAAGGTTTGCAATCATTTATCTAATTTCTTCAGAAAGCATTCAACAGTCAGAAGTAGAGATGGTGGAAGCAGCACTTAGAGAGTGTGAGGTTGATTCTAGTGCGTTTCAGTATGTGAAAAAGATCAAATCGTTAAATGTGTCATTGGCATCAGCAAACTCTGCTAGCAGAAGTAACATTGTTGATTGGGCTGAGAAACTTTATGGTCAGTCAATTAGTGCTGTGACCGCAGGGATGAAAAACTTGTTATCTAGTGATCATCAACTTGCAATGACAAGGACTGTAGAAGCCTTGATGGAAGGTAAGCCAAATCCTGAGATCGACTCCTATGTCATGTTTGATCCTCGTGCTCCCAAGTTTAACTCTGGAATTGGTGGCAGCCATCTAAAAGGGCCTTTTAAAGAAGCTATTGTGTTCATGATTGGTGGTGGTAATTATGTGGAATATGGGAGCTTGCAGGAGCTTGCGCTCCGTCAGCAGCCGGTCAAGCATATAGTGTATGGAACAACAGAAGTTCTCACAGGAGCAGAGTTTATTGAGCAGCTTACACTGTTGGGCCAGAAGATGGGACTGGGCGGCAGTGTAGCGCCCCAAACCCAGTGA